A region of Nostoc flagelliforme CCNUN1 DNA encodes the following proteins:
- a CDS encoding CHAT domain-containing protein, producing MAKLTILLRMLQFCSRFLTFFLLLVGTAILCIFSSPVLATFSHISLNIPQTKIQNSPALDQSLVEQGKALYEAGLFTEALQVLEQAAIGFYNTGDKLNQAVVLSNLALIYQQLGKQTQAEQTINQSLNLLKNLDSSKDRAAIIAQSLDVQGKLQLAQGQTEIALSTWQKAADIYEQIGDRATLTRNRINSAQAMQALGLYRQAQKTLTEVQQNLTTLPDSSLKVAGLDSLGNVLRVTGDFNESRKVLEQGLTLATAIKSPTAIGDTFLSLGNTAFAEGKTQHEVGNTDLSQQEFQAALNFYQQAAINALGTTRVQAQLNQLSLLLEFFSKKEAANTFKQALALSDQILTEINKLVPSRNSVYARIQFASILMDLTQKTNAPILSNLNIAQLLSTAIQEAQSLKDQQAQSYALGTLGRLYEKNKQLADALELTTKALFIAQTVDASDILYQWQWQQGRLLKQQGNLNAALKAYDTAYKTLESLRGDLVASNLDVQFSFRESVEPIYRELVELQLLTENTQGDQQSSQYNLKQARKVIESLQVAELNNFFRSPCLEPIVEIDKVVEQDKKAAVIYSVILPDRFDVILTLPNQQLQHYSTKIPQEKVESTVTSLRKSLTDVAGTYEVKEQSQKIYDWLIRPAETELSKSGITTLVFVLDGELRNIPMGVLYDPQQNKYLMEKYAIALTPGLQLFNPKPLQKVQLNALTAGVGEARSIDGQKFSALKNVAQELKEIQTEVPRSEELLNQQFLDSNLQKQLLATPFSIIHLATHGEFSSDPERTFLLTWDKLLKVKEFDSLLRVSDRNRSGKIELLVLSACKTALGDQRAALGLAGIAVRAGARSTLASLWSVDDQWTAKLMSEFYRNLNTGISKAQALQRAQLSVFAKQKSPYFWAPYVLVGNWL from the coding sequence ATGGCTAAATTAACAATATTATTGCGTATGCTACAATTTTGTTCGAGATTCTTGACCTTTTTCTTACTCCTAGTAGGAACAGCCATACTGTGCATTTTTAGTTCACCTGTTTTAGCAACTTTTTCTCATATAAGCCTAAATATTCCACAAACTAAGATTCAAAACTCACCTGCCTTAGATCAAAGCTTAGTAGAACAGGGTAAAGCTTTGTATGAGGCGGGTTTATTTACTGAAGCACTTCAGGTTTTAGAACAAGCTGCTATTGGCTTTTACAACACAGGAGACAAACTTAACCAAGCTGTAGTGTTAAGCAATCTTGCCTTGATTTATCAACAGCTTGGCAAACAGACACAAGCCGAACAAACAATTAACCAAAGTCTTAATCTGTTAAAGAATTTAGATAGCTCAAAAGACCGTGCTGCAATTATAGCGCAATCTTTAGATGTACAAGGGAAGTTACAATTAGCCCAAGGACAAACTGAAATCGCGTTGTCCACTTGGCAAAAAGCTGCTGATATATATGAGCAAATAGGCGATCGCGCGACACTAACTCGTAATCGGATTAACTCTGCTCAAGCTATGCAGGCTTTAGGGCTTTATCGCCAAGCACAAAAAACTTTAACTGAAGTTCAACAAAACCTTACTACTCTTCCAGATTCATCGCTCAAAGTTGCTGGACTAGATAGCCTTGGTAATGTCCTACGAGTTACTGGTGATTTCAATGAATCACGAAAAGTTTTAGAGCAAGGTTTAACTCTAGCAACAGCTATAAAATCTCCAACAGCTATAGGTGATACCTTCCTAAGTTTAGGTAATACAGCCTTTGCCGAAGGAAAAACTCAACATGAGGTAGGGAATACAGACCTTAGTCAACAAGAATTTCAAGCTGCTTTAAACTTTTATCAGCAAGCGGCTATAAACGCACTAGGTACTACGCGCGTTCAAGCACAGCTAAATCAACTTAGCCTACTTTTAGAATTTTTCTCTAAAAAAGAAGCCGCAAATACGTTCAAACAAGCTTTAGCCTTGTCTGACCAAATTCTGACTGAAATTAATAAATTGGTTCCTAGCCGAAACTCAGTATATGCTCGGATTCAATTCGCCTCCATTTTAATGGACTTAACACAAAAAACCAATGCACCTATTTTATCAAATTTAAATATTGCCCAACTCTTGTCTACCGCGATACAGGAGGCCCAAAGCCTAAAAGACCAGCAAGCCCAATCTTATGCTCTTGGAACTTTGGGTCGTCTGTATGAAAAGAATAAGCAGTTAGCTGATGCTCTAGAACTAACAACAAAAGCTTTATTTATTGCTCAAACTGTTGATGCATCAGACATTCTCTATCAGTGGCAATGGCAGCAAGGACGTTTACTCAAGCAACAAGGAAATCTCAACGCTGCGCTCAAGGCGTATGATACAGCTTACAAAACTTTAGAATCTCTTCGTGGTGATTTAGTTGCTAGTAATTTAGATGTTCAGTTTTCTTTCCGAGAAAGTGTAGAACCTATCTATCGAGAGTTAGTTGAGTTACAGTTGCTAACAGAAAATACCCAAGGGGATCAACAGAGTAGTCAATACAATCTTAAACAGGCACGTAAAGTCATTGAGTCACTTCAGGTTGCGGAACTGAACAACTTTTTTCGTTCACCTTGTTTAGAACCAATTGTAGAGATAGACAAAGTGGTAGAGCAGGATAAAAAGGCAGCAGTTATCTATTCAGTTATTTTGCCAGATCGTTTCGATGTTATCCTTACCTTGCCTAATCAACAATTACAGCACTATAGCACTAAGATACCTCAAGAAAAAGTGGAGAGTACTGTTACTTCACTACGGAAATCTTTAACAGATGTCGCAGGCACTTATGAAGTCAAAGAACAGTCCCAAAAAATATATGACTGGTTAATTAGACCAGCCGAAACTGAATTATCCAAAAGTGGCATCACTACCTTAGTTTTTGTACTGGATGGGGAATTAAGAAATATTCCGATGGGGGTTCTTTACGACCCGCAGCAAAATAAATATCTCATGGAGAAATATGCGATCGCTTTAACTCCTGGTTTACAATTGTTTAATCCTAAACCCTTGCAAAAAGTACAGTTAAATGCTTTAACTGCCGGAGTAGGAGAAGCGCGTTCTATAGATGGTCAAAAATTTTCAGCCCTGAAAAATGTAGCACAAGAACTCAAAGAAATTCAAACTGAGGTTCCTAGAAGTGAAGAACTGTTAAATCAGCAGTTTCTCGATAGCAACCTGCAAAAGCAATTGCTTGCAACTCCATTTTCTATAATTCACTTAGCAACTCACGGTGAGTTTAGTTCAGATCCCGAAAGAACTTTTCTTCTCACCTGGGATAAGCTACTGAAAGTTAAAGAATTTGATAGTTTATTACGAGTTAGCGATAGAAATAGGTCTGGTAAGATCGAGTTACTTGTCTTAAGTGCTTGCAAAACTGCTCTTGGCGATCAGCGAGCGGCTTTAGGATTAGCTGGCATAGCTGTACGAGCAGGCGCACGCAGTACGCTAGCAAGTTTATGGTCAGTGGATGACCAATGGACTGCTAAACTTATGAGTGAGTTTTATCGAAACTTAAATACTGGGATCAGCAAAGCCCAAGCACTCCAGCGTGCTCAATTAAGTGTATTTGCTAAACAAAAAAGCCCTTATTTCTGGGCACCTTATGTTCTAGTAGGAAATTGGCTTTGA
- a CDS encoding DUF928 domain-containing protein, which translates to MKLTCIMTLVFFGLVSCPTIVSAQLAQLFNQPLVNTPSQSKRPDFPENGAPTGRRKGGTSRDGCTPLNTPITALVPGEEIGDESKSFLTFTISEYPTFWFFVPELPKNAVLGEFLLQEENGKNIYKTSLSLPRKASIIGIKLPPHNSQSALKIEKNYQWYFKVFCGNPQQTSEYFYVNAWIQRVPLNSNLESQLKRTQSQEYTTYALNQIWQDALTNLATLHRSNPNSRIFTQDWTLLLKDVGLAELATAPIVELENEEKAVTQSN; encoded by the coding sequence ATGAAACTTACTTGCATTATGACTTTAGTATTTTTTGGATTGGTAAGTTGCCCCACAATAGTTTCGGCACAGCTGGCTCAATTATTTAACCAACCCCTTGTTAATACACCTAGCCAATCTAAACGTCCAGATTTTCCAGAGAACGGCGCACCTACTGGACGTCGTAAAGGAGGTACAAGCCGTGATGGTTGCACTCCGTTGAACACGCCAATTACTGCTTTAGTTCCTGGTGAAGAAATTGGAGATGAATCAAAATCTTTTTTAACATTCACTATCTCTGAATATCCAACTTTTTGGTTTTTTGTACCTGAATTACCAAAGAATGCTGTTCTTGGGGAGTTTCTACTTCAAGAAGAAAATGGCAAAAACATCTACAAAACATCTCTATCACTACCACGAAAGGCTAGTATTATTGGTATTAAGTTACCACCGCACAATTCACAGTCTGCTCTAAAAATAGAGAAAAACTATCAGTGGTATTTTAAAGTTTTCTGCGGCAATCCCCAGCAAACATCAGAGTATTTTTATGTGAATGCATGGATACAACGTGTGCCATTAAATTCTAATCTTGAAAGTCAATTGAAAAGGACACAATCACAAGAATATACTACTTATGCTCTTAACCAAATTTGGCAAGATGCTTTAACTAATTTAGCTACTCTGCATCGTTCTAATCCCAACTCACGCATTTTTACACAGGATTGGACACTTTTGTTAAAAGATGTTGGTTTGGCAGAACTTGCTACAGCACCGATTGTAGAACTTGAGAATGAGGAAAAGGCCGTAACTCAATCAAATTAG
- a CDS encoding CHASE2 domain-containing protein — translation MQKLVVLKLDGDLSQGVKVTLEIGAEGDRASIEVQGYLTPKPEIIADYELWRITYRSLSNFRLTPVNIHIGSSLNEHLKKCRKLNEKLSQQMNSWLNCNSFRPLKEKLLKQLTLDDTVRVLIKTSDTWLRRLPWHLWDFFEDYSQAEVALSAPEYEYLPTSNRSTIGGKVKILAILGNSEGILIEKDRELLEMLPDAETTFLVEPQRSQLNEQIWEQDWDILFFAGHSESFEDGKSGNIYINKTDCLTIDELKYGLLKAVSKGLQLAIFNSCDGLGLAHQLEDLHIPQIIVMREAVPDLVAQEFLKNFLKKFSSGESMYLAVRESREKLHGIEDKYPCAVCLPVICQNPAAVPPTWKDFLRNPQTEISKPEVNKYRTQAQLRWRSIQAVLLSSLVITGLVMGVRSLGLLQPSELKAFDHMMGLRPEEKPDSRFVIVTIDEADIQYQNRMNMNMRWSLSDQALAQLLKKLDQYQPRTIGLDIYRDFPVDSNSADLATRLQQDKRLFIPCKVSAPLDGAPEGTPPPPEVPEERQSFSDFVADDNDIARRQLLHLTPPLTSPCAAEYAFSFEIALHYLEAKGINSYIINSKGNLQIGNVVFQQLKSHTSGYQRIDASGYQVLVNYRSLSSPQNIAQQVSLRDVLNNKINSELVELLKGRIILIGVTAPTTTDYWKTPYSAKAGSNQKLIPGVFVQAHMTSQILSAVLDNRPLLWWWPTWVEALWVWGWSLLGGILAWYIRHPMRLGAVGIIMLFSLFSICFGIFTQAGWIPFIPPALALIATQVAVVSRGVRNR, via the coding sequence ATGCAGAAGTTGGTTGTTTTGAAGCTAGATGGTGATTTAAGCCAGGGGGTAAAAGTCACACTCGAGATTGGAGCAGAAGGCGATCGCGCCAGTATAGAAGTTCAAGGCTATCTGACCCCAAAGCCAGAGATCATTGCAGATTATGAGCTTTGGCGAATAACCTATCGCAGTTTATCAAATTTTCGCCTTACACCTGTGAACATTCATATCGGAAGTTCTCTTAATGAGCATCTTAAAAAATGCCGCAAGTTAAACGAAAAGTTAAGTCAGCAAATGAATAGTTGGCTCAACTGTAACTCGTTTCGCCCACTCAAGGAGAAATTACTCAAACAGCTAACATTAGATGATACAGTGCGCGTACTAATTAAAACCAGTGACACTTGGCTACGTCGTCTTCCGTGGCATTTATGGGATTTTTTTGAGGATTACTCTCAAGCAGAAGTTGCCTTAAGCGCACCAGAGTATGAATATCTGCCAACATCAAACAGAAGTACTATTGGAGGTAAGGTAAAAATCTTAGCAATTCTGGGTAATAGTGAAGGAATCTTGATTGAGAAAGATCGAGAGCTATTGGAGATGTTACCAGATGCAGAAACAACTTTTCTGGTAGAACCACAGCGCAGCCAGTTAAATGAACAAATTTGGGAACAAGACTGGGACATATTATTTTTTGCAGGTCATAGTGAGAGCTTTGAGGATGGTAAGAGCGGAAATATTTATATTAATAAAACAGATTGCTTGACAATTGATGAACTAAAGTATGGTCTTTTAAAAGCTGTCAGCAAAGGGTTGCAGTTAGCGATTTTTAATTCTTGTGATGGACTAGGACTAGCACATCAATTAGAAGACTTGCACATCCCACAAATTATCGTTATGCGGGAAGCAGTGCCAGACTTAGTGGCACAGGAATTTTTAAAGAATTTCCTCAAAAAATTTTCCAGTGGTGAGTCTATGTACTTAGCAGTACGAGAATCAAGGGAAAAATTACATGGCATTGAAGATAAATATCCTTGTGCGGTTTGCTTACCTGTAATTTGTCAAAATCCAGCAGCAGTGCCACCAACTTGGAAAGATTTTCTGAGAAATCCCCAAACAGAAATTAGCAAGCCTGAAGTAAATAAATATAGAACTCAAGCACAGTTACGATGGCGTAGTATTCAAGCAGTGCTGTTATCAAGTTTGGTTATTACTGGTTTGGTAATGGGGGTGCGATCGCTTGGATTATTGCAACCATCAGAATTAAAAGCTTTCGACCACATGATGGGGCTACGCCCAGAGGAAAAACCAGATTCGCGTTTTGTGATTGTCACTATTGATGAAGCGGATATCCAGTATCAGAACCGCATGAATATGAATATGCGATGGTCACTCTCAGACCAAGCACTTGCACAATTATTAAAAAAACTAGATCAGTATCAGCCAAGAACTATCGGCTTAGACATCTATCGTGATTTTCCTGTAGACTCCAATAGTGCAGATTTAGCAACTAGGCTACAACAAGATAAACGTCTTTTTATCCCATGCAAAGTTTCTGCACCTCTTGATGGTGCGCCAGAAGGCACGCCTCCACCGCCTGAAGTTCCAGAAGAACGCCAAAGCTTTAGTGATTTTGTTGCAGATGATAATGACATAGCCCGCCGTCAGCTTTTGCATTTAACACCTCCTTTAACATCTCCCTGTGCGGCAGAATATGCTTTTAGCTTCGAAATCGCGCTTCATTATTTGGAGGCTAAAGGTATCAATTCATATATCATCAACTCAAAAGGTAACTTACAGATAGGTAACGTCGTATTTCAGCAATTAAAATCTCATACTAGCGGCTACCAAAGAATCGATGCATCGGGTTATCAAGTGCTAGTAAATTACCGTTCGCTTTCTTCTCCTCAAAACATTGCTCAACAAGTATCTCTCAGAGATGTTCTTAACAATAAAATTAATTCGGAATTAGTCGAGTTATTGAAGGGGCGGATTATTTTAATTGGTGTTACTGCTCCAACAACTACTGATTACTGGAAAACTCCTTATAGTGCTAAAGCAGGGTCAAATCAAAAGCTGATACCAGGGGTCTTTGTTCAAGCTCACATGACCAGCCAGATCCTCAGTGCCGTTCTAGATAATCGACCTCTGCTTTGGTGGTGGCCGACTTGGGTTGAAGCACTTTGGGTATGGGGATGGTCGTTATTAGGAGGAATTTTAGCATGGTATATTCGGCATCCTATGCGTCTTGGGGCAGTTGGGATAATAATGCTATTCTCATTATTTAGTATATGTTTTGGGATTTTTACCCAGGCAGGATGGATACCATTTATCCCACCAGCATTGGCATTAATAGCTACACAAGTAGCGGTTGTGTCTAGAGGTGTTCGTAATCGGTAG
- a CDS encoding DUF1822 family protein, producing MIHNTKNLEEKSIPVSITQAALKIARFFAEEQVTPEKRKQVYLNTLAVCAVNDYMEMMNIPTDPRTSDSWNCAMRYYADVADLKLSALGHLECRPVSPGYLCYIPPEVPDNRIGVVVVELDIEHQQAVLVGFAKTVKAGELLFSELQTIEDLLAYLDSLESNPTEVKLSYWLQNIIDAGWQPIEKILASKTPQLAFRYRNGVTRGKLIDMGIELPGRSLALVVTLTPKNSVEIQLKLQVHPSDEQAYLPNNLIVKVLDEKGTTVIEAHARSGSTHVTLEFNAQIGEHFSVNLELGNTNISEKFVI from the coding sequence ATGATTCATAACACTAAAAACTTAGAAGAAAAATCCATTCCGGTATCTATTACCCAAGCAGCGCTAAAGATAGCACGCTTTTTTGCTGAGGAACAGGTGACACCAGAAAAGAGAAAGCAGGTATATCTTAATACGTTAGCCGTATGTGCGGTAAATGATTATATGGAAATGATGAACATTCCCACAGATCCAAGGACCAGCGATAGTTGGAATTGTGCCATGCGCTATTATGCAGATGTGGCTGACCTCAAGTTGAGTGCATTGGGTCACTTAGAATGTCGCCCCGTAAGCCCTGGTTATCTCTGCTATATTCCACCAGAAGTCCCGGATAACAGAATCGGCGTAGTTGTAGTTGAGCTAGACATAGAACATCAACAAGCAGTTTTAGTGGGGTTTGCTAAAACAGTAAAAGCTGGTGAACTTTTGTTTAGCGAGTTACAGACTATTGAAGACTTACTTGCATATCTTGATTCACTTGAAAGCAACCCGACGGAAGTCAAGTTGAGCTACTGGTTACAAAATATAATTGATGCAGGTTGGCAGCCAATAGAAAAAATTTTAGCATCAAAAACACCACAATTAGCTTTTCGTTATCGAAACGGAGTGACGCGGGGTAAGCTAATTGACATGGGGATAGAACTTCCGGGACGATCGCTGGCATTAGTTGTTACACTTACACCAAAAAATTCTGTAGAAATCCAACTGAAATTGCAGGTGCATCCATCCGATGAGCAAGCCTACTTACCCAACAATCTCATAGTTAAAGTGTTAGATGAGAAAGGCACTACTGTTATAGAAGCTCACGCTAGAAGTGGCAGTACTCATGTAACACTAGAGTTTAATGCTCAAATAGGAGAACATTTTAGCGTTAACTTAGAACTGGGAAATACTAATATTAGTGAGAAGTTTGTTATTTAA